One part of the Microbulbifer sp. THAF38 genome encodes these proteins:
- a CDS encoding DnaT-like ssDNA-binding domain-containing protein, whose translation MKHPLLPERPLSISPTLAATVGLEEAVLLTALGDLTPFLPAEPYAGRNWFTATGEQLYLLLPFWQAADIQRVATSLRNQGALMLGAAPFGSSEVLKFTLPSEHRRPTAQAQPPESSRAPAPTSRSANTIAPSWQPDAETMARISQLGIPEHFVREQLPEFVTYWRERAEPRHSFGSLFLRQVKSKWEAFRATAQRKQALPDNWQPNNDTLRKLADEGVPSTFVSRGLQRFLDYHRSSGKQSISWDLEFNDWIMEDWEKQETPFIEKRKPTAMTRDWQPSEHTWEQLQRLAINPRFAAELLPEFIYKWTERGGHSARWGELFIEYAREEWAYYCQGIEKNPVAKPIARNWQPGGDCLSHLVNQCEIDRDFALSLVPEFIIYWRGQNAARKSWDAVFVRHARHQWAERNKLAIGNSYGNPQDAHNNANQRTRDRSIGDILTDTNW comes from the coding sequence ATGAAACACCCCCTGCTTCCCGAAAGACCCCTGAGTATCTCCCCGACTCTGGCCGCGACTGTTGGCCTGGAGGAAGCGGTATTGCTCACCGCCCTGGGCGACCTGACACCTTTCCTGCCCGCGGAACCCTACGCCGGGCGGAACTGGTTTACCGCCACCGGCGAGCAGCTCTACCTACTGTTGCCCTTCTGGCAGGCGGCAGATATCCAGCGGGTAGCCACCAGCCTGCGCAATCAGGGTGCCCTGATGCTCGGCGCGGCTCCTTTCGGTAGCAGTGAGGTCCTCAAGTTCACCCTGCCCAGTGAACATCGCCGCCCAACAGCCCAGGCTCAACCCCCAGAATCGAGCCGCGCTCCGGCGCCAACCAGCCGCAGCGCTAACACCATTGCCCCCAGCTGGCAGCCGGATGCCGAAACCATGGCGCGCATCAGCCAGCTGGGCATCCCGGAACACTTTGTGCGGGAGCAGCTACCGGAGTTTGTCACCTACTGGCGCGAACGGGCCGAGCCGCGTCACTCCTTCGGTTCCCTGTTCCTGCGCCAGGTAAAGAGTAAGTGGGAGGCCTTTCGCGCAACCGCCCAGCGCAAGCAGGCCCTGCCGGATAACTGGCAGCCGAACAACGATACCCTGCGCAAACTGGCCGACGAGGGGGTACCCAGTACCTTTGTCAGCCGCGGCCTGCAGCGCTTTCTGGACTACCACCGCTCCAGCGGCAAGCAATCCATTTCCTGGGACCTGGAATTCAATGACTGGATCATGGAAGACTGGGAAAAACAGGAAACCCCATTTATTGAAAAGCGCAAACCCACCGCCATGACCCGCGACTGGCAACCCAGCGAACACACCTGGGAGCAGCTGCAGCGCCTGGCAATCAACCCGCGCTTTGCCGCTGAACTGCTGCCAGAATTTATTTATAAATGGACAGAGCGCGGTGGCCACAGCGCGCGTTGGGGCGAACTGTTTATTGAATACGCCCGCGAGGAATGGGCCTACTACTGCCAGGGTATTGAGAAAAACCCGGTAGCCAAACCCATAGCGCGCAACTGGCAGCCCGGCGGCGACTGCCTGAGCCACCTGGTGAACCAGTGCGAGATAGACCGCGACTTCGCCCTGTCACTGGTACCGGAATTTATTATTTACTGGCGCGGCCAAAACGCCGCGCGCAAAAGCTGGGACGCCGTATTTGTGCGTCACGCTCGCCACCAATGGGCTGAGCGCAACAAGTTGGCAATAGGAAACTCTTATGGCAATCCACAAGACGCCCACAACAACGCAAACCAACGCACCCGCGACCGCTCAATCGGCGACATACTCACAGACACAAACTGGTAA
- a CDS encoding DinB family protein — MQFFNAFQYKKWANEELLQFGERQLSKLPEKEAIFFIRILNHTTVVDSLFISRILGEPEKYSADNTLETPTISELRSTMSKNDSWLVQYAESISEKELKKIISFRFVDGDTGQLSVEETLIHLLTHGSNHRGMASRVLAENKLERPRDTFTRYLHQIEPSRRTFD; from the coding sequence ATGCAGTTTTTTAATGCATTTCAATATAAGAAATGGGCAAATGAAGAATTACTTCAGTTTGGGGAACGGCAGCTTTCAAAACTTCCTGAAAAGGAAGCTATATTCTTCATCAGGATTTTAAACCATACAACAGTCGTTGACAGTCTCTTTATCAGTCGAATTTTGGGAGAACCAGAAAAGTATAGTGCAGATAACACCCTAGAAACCCCAACGATATCAGAATTGCGCAGTACAATGAGCAAAAATGACTCTTGGTTAGTTCAATATGCAGAATCAATATCAGAGAAAGAACTAAAAAAGATTATTTCATTTAGATTTGTTGATGGCGATACAGGGCAACTTTCCGTAGAAGAGACCCTGATCCATTTATTAACTCATGGTAGCAATCACAGAGGTATGGCATCTAGAGTGCTGGCAGAAAACAAACTTGAACGCCCAAGAGATACTTTCACTCGATATTTACATCAAATTGAGCCATCGAGAAGAACTTTTGACTAG
- a CDS encoding replication protein P — protein MAIHKTPTTTQTNAPATAQSATYSQTQTGNAQNQEQLNEKKRAINEVFALFKLNYHNQFSAAFPDTETLHHAKRLWLEALAAFEAQDIMQGAKRAILQSEYLPTVHKMLLLCAAGENGLPEARAAYREACNAPSPKTNHKWSHPAVYHAGRESNWYFLANNPESIAYPVFAEHYRKLCARVLEGEKLSAPEQLKLEENPGTPLSKEENAQKMAALRAELGI, from the coding sequence ATGGCAATCCACAAGACGCCCACAACAACGCAAACCAACGCACCCGCGACCGCTCAATCGGCGACATACTCACAGACACAAACTGGTAATGCGCAAAATCAGGAACAGCTGAACGAAAAAAAACGCGCGATTAACGAAGTATTCGCGTTGTTTAAACTGAATTACCACAACCAGTTCAGTGCCGCATTTCCGGATACCGAAACCCTGCACCACGCAAAACGCCTGTGGCTTGAAGCGCTGGCCGCTTTTGAAGCGCAGGATATTATGCAGGGCGCAAAGCGCGCGATACTGCAGAGCGAATACCTGCCCACAGTACACAAGATGCTGCTGCTCTGCGCCGCCGGCGAAAACGGCCTACCGGAAGCCCGCGCCGCCTACCGCGAAGCCTGTAATGCCCCCAGCCCCAAAACCAACCACAAATGGAGCCACCCAGCGGTTTACCACGCCGGGCGTGAATCCAACTGGTATTTTCTCGCCAACAACCCAGAATCCATCGCCTACCCGGTATTTGCAGAGCACTACCGGAAACTTTGTGCGCGCGTACTGGAAGGAGAAAAACTCAGTGCCCCGGAACAATTAAAGCTGGAAGAAAACCCCGGCACCCCGCTTTCCAAAGAAGAGAATGCGCAAAAAATGGCAGCCTTGAGGGCTGAGTTAGGTATTTAA